The genomic stretch CTTTTGAGCGATCGGCTGCACGGATGGTAGACAGGTTGATGAAATTGATACAGGCTATCAGCAGGATCAGGATGGCAATGGAAAGAAAAATATAGACCACTTTTTTGTCGCCATGCCTGACGCCGTCATAAGAGCCGCTATCAAAATACACATCCTTAAGAGGCGTGAGGGAAAGTGTAAAATTAAAGCCATACTGACGCATGCTGCTGCCCATGTATTTTTCCATGAAAGCGGGCAGTTGCTTTTCTACCTGTGCTTCTGTTACCTGGGGCGACAGCCTGACATAGGTGTACATGCTGTTATTGATCCATACGGTCATAGAGCTCATGTCCTTGTATAATGCCAGCGGCACTACCAGGTCAAAGGTCAGGTGGGTATTGGCAGGAGCATCTTTGGCAATACCGGTTACCGTCAGCGGTGTTTCCTTATCGAGGGTAATTATTTTGCCCATGGCGCTATCGGTGCTGCCAAAATATTTCCGGGCTGTTGTTTCTGTTAATACAACACTATTGGGGTTTTGCAAAACAGTGGCGGGATTACCTTTCAGCAGCGGAAAGGAAAAGAAGCTGAAGAAATTACTGTCTGCATCAATGACCTGCTTTTCATGGAAGGACCTGTCGCCGATGGTGACCAGGTTGTCGTTCTGGCTTACACGGATCACTTTTTCTATCCGTCCGCTGAAATCATTGGCCAGCGCCGGGGCATAGGGGCCTGACAGGTACGCCACATTTTTAAATTCCCCTTCGTTCCGGAAGCCACGCATCACCCGGTATATCCTGTCGCTATCCTTATGAAATCCATCAACGCTGAATTCATTCAGGATAAACAGGAAGATCATCATGCAAACAGTAATGCCGATGGTCAATCCCAGGATGTTAATGACAGAAAAAGCTTTATTCTTTTTCAGGTTTCGCCAGGCAGTGATGAGATAGTTCTTGAACATACAATCAGTTGATGATGGAAAGATGCACAGGTTACAATAAAAACTGTATTGCAGGGTCAATAACCAGGCCGTTGCATAAGAGGTTGTCTATAAATTGATTATTGCGTATGGCGGACTGTGTTTCCGTCCGGAATTGAACAGCAGTGTACGGATATGGTACAATGCAGGCCGGACAGGCGGCCGTTCTCTATAGGGCCGGCGACTGCCTTAAAAGATCTGCCGTATGGTGGTTCGTCCCTTAAATTCTATTTCATCACCTACCTTTTGCTGCATCAGTTGCCGGGCAATGGGGGATTGGGGCGAGAGGAAGATGATGGTCTCCTGGTTGACCATTTGTTTGCCCAGGCCGGCTGCTATGAAGAAAGTAACGCTGCTGCACCGGATCACTGCGCCTGGCCCTGGTACCGTGCATATGGCCTGGCTGTTAATGGCCCGCAGCGCATTCAGTTCCTGCTGGTGCGCTACCAGCTGCCGGGCATGCATGTCTTTTTCCAGGTGGCTCATAGCCCTGCTGGTCTCGTATTTATCGCCCGCAGAGCTTTTCTCTTCCTGGTTGGCAGCTTCCTGCGCACTGTCCATGGCGGACCGGCTACTGGCTATCCGCTGCAGGATCACCTCCTCACAGTATGCTTTCAATAATTGTTTATAGGCCAGCAGTGCTTCCATCCCGGGTGTTTGTTTGGCCGCAATATTATTTAAAATTCTGCATTCGGGTGCTGGCTGGTTTTTGTGGCCGGGCTTTGGCTTTTGTTTTATATTGCAGGCAATCCCCGAATGATGTGTACATGAATTGACTGGTAGCTATGCGCTATCGGGATGAAAATAATGACTATGAGCAAAAGCAATAACACAAAGAAGAAATTACCTGCCGGTGAAAAAGACGGGCTGCTGACTGTTCTGAAAGCCCGTTTTGACAAACATATGGGCCGGCACAAAGGTATTGCCTGGGAGGCGGTAGCCGACAGGCTGGAAGCCAGACCGGAAAAGCTCTGGTCGCTCAATGAAATGGAGATCACCGGTGGTGAACCGGATGTGGTGGGTCAGGATAAAAAGACCGGTGAGTTCATCTTCATGGATTGTTCCGCAGAAACGCCTAAAGGCCGCAGGAGCGTTTGCTTTGACCGGGAAGGGTGGGAGTCCAGGAAAGAACACCGGCCGGAGAACAATGCGGTGGATATGGCTGCTGAGATGGGCATTGAAATACTGTCGGAAGAAGAATACCGCGCATTGCAAAAGCTGGGTCCTTTTGATGCTAAAACTTCCAGCTGGATACAGACGCCGGAAGCTATCCGGGAACTGGGCGGCGCATTGTTTGCGGACTACCGGTATGATCATGTGTTTGTGTACCATAACGGCGCGCAGTCCTATTATGCCGTGCGGGGATTCCGGGGAAGCCTGAGCATATAAGTTGGCCATGCAATACCTGCCAACAGTTGAAAGCCTACGCCCGGCTCAGGCTAACCTTCCGAAACTGGCCGATGCATGATGGTCACAGGAGGCGATGGAATAGTGGTCACTCGCCGGAGGCGAGCGACAGTACTCACCAATATTATTCAGCTATAGTGCGGGTAATGGCTACAGGCAACTTACTGTTACCTGCAGCCTGTATGAAATCTCTTCTTATGCTATATCAAACCTGTCCAGGTCCATGACCTTGGTCCAGGCCGCCACAAAATCTTTCACAAATTTTTCCCCACCGTCTGCACTGCCGTAAACCTCTGCAATAGCGCGCAGTTCTGCGTTGGCGCCAAAGACCAGGTCGGCCCGGGTGGCTGTCCATTTAAGCTCGCCGTTACTGCGGTCATTACCGTGATACAATTCCCTGTCTGGTGTAACGGCTTTCCAGGCAGTCCCCATATCCAGGAGGTTGACAAAGAAATCATTGGTCAGTTGTCCGGGCCTGCTGGTGAAAACACCGTGGGACGAACCATCGAAATTGGTGTTCAGCACCCGCATGCCGCCTGCCAGCACTGTTAGTTCCGGTGCGGTCAGTGTGAGCAGCTGGGCTTTATCTATCAGCAGTTCCTCGGTAGAAACGGGTATACCGGTTTTGCGGTAGTTCCGGAAACCATCGGCAATGGGTTCCAGGTAGCCTGCAGATTCCACATCGGTCTGTTCGGCTGAGGCGTCCATGCGGCCGGCGGTAAATGGAACGGTGATGGTATAACCAGCATCTTTAGCTGCTTTTTCAACGGCGGCTGTGCCACCGAGGA from Candidatus Pseudobacter hemicellulosilyticus encodes the following:
- a CDS encoding DUF4256 domain-containing protein: MSKSNNTKKKLPAGEKDGLLTVLKARFDKHMGRHKGIAWEAVADRLEARPEKLWSLNEMEITGGEPDVVGQDKKTGEFIFMDCSAETPKGRRSVCFDREGWESRKEHRPENNAVDMAAEMGIEILSEEEYRALQKLGPFDAKTSSWIQTPEAIRELGGALFADYRYDHVFVYHNGAQSYYAVRGFRGSLSI